aaatcaCGGTGGAGCCGCGTAAGCAGTTACAATTTAGGGAGGACCCTttctgtagttcgcgatggtcccccCTTGGAACCAACTgctacctccaccgcgccgcttcgagcgcagccgcttacgtaactgcactggtcttcatatcgttttgaccctactatatctgTATTTACTTGGCTTTTCCTATACCCGTCTGAGTAAAGGATTAGATTTAATTGCGTATTACTTTGGTTCAATAAAGCATCTTACAAAACCTACGAGATCATCTAGTTGTCACCtttaaaaagttgaagaactactaatactaatacctACTCGTGTAATTGTTTTTGTGTAGTCTGATCAGatcgacatgaagctcggtgcagttgcgtaagtgactGCGCTGGTAGCGGCGCGTTGAGGGCAGCGATTGAGATCGAAGAGGAACCATTGCGAAGTTCAGTGTTGAATGGTGCTGCCAAGGACCCTCCTGGTTAGTGACCGCTATggtccaccgcaccgctgcgagcgcggccgcttgcgcaaagaTTCAGGCCCTTTTCACCCGACTGAAGTTGCCTAAACTTCCCATTCAAGAAAAGAGTTGTACCTCATTGCTCCACAAGTGGTGGTTGCATTCATTAGGGAATGATTATTGGAAATAAGCTGTAATAGGGGAAAAAAAGCGCAGGAAATGTTGTCTGGTGACGAGAAATGTGTCTTATTTAAGAGTATtaatgttttaaaggcatcaccgcacgaatctgaggtggtgcagatgtcaggtggagtattcgtatacgggatgggagactacggagagggagatgattccgtccatttcttgctaattgccgtaaaaaacggcccggaagatgcggcgccgcacaagactggcgcgctccaatcgaacctcttgtacaaaatgatgcgccaaaacgaatgaagccgtatcttccgggccgttttttacggcaattaggaagaaatggacggaatcaccccctctccgtagtctcccatcctgtatacgaatactccacctgaaatctgcgccacctcagattcgtggggtgatgcctttaaattgtgTCTGTGCTGCAGATTTGCATGAATCATCAATGTTCTGTAATACGTGTTCAGTGCTGATAAGGGTCATCGCTTTGAAGAAATGAGGTGCAACGTTTTTCAAGATCACCAGATGCATTTCCTCGTATACGTAGTCGATGCGAGTAGGGGAAATCTGTTAGATATTAACCTTCACGCCCACGATCTTCTttgcatctctttttttttttttgaagtacacGTATTTTCATGTTTGATTTGCTTCCTTTGTATTCGTATATTAATCACATTTTAAGCAGCGCTTATTCTCGCCTAGCTATATCTATCACTTAGATCACTCAGGATAATCCTAGCTCTGTCGCTTTGAGCCATTCATTCACGTTATTGTATAAGTTCTTTTTCATATCGCGTTGCTGACCTTAAACGTAACTTTCAGCTTTCCTCTTGCCTTATActtgaaataatttaattagtaTGTATGAAGGTTTAACTTTGGTTCGGGGGAGCAACCTAGCGCGTAGAAGAGTTTCTTTCACTTGGAATTGTTCAACTTGTCACTGCTGTGAAGTGCAACGTATCTATCttaaacttttgttttctccGCAGACTTCTTTCAATGGAGCAGTCGGGATTTTTTcctacagaatttttttcttgttgtttacaCTTGTTTAATTGACTGATCTGACACGAGTAAGAACTTAGGGAAATGTAGCTGGAGGAATGTGGGGAGCCACTCAACTGCTTTCTGCAAGcactatcttccttttttctcacagTAACtctagtttacatgtcatacatcctctaagactaatgcttaagtATTAGGGCCCCAACTGAGTTGGTTAttcatttcaagaaataaagaaagatagaAGCGCGACAAGTGACCCCCTCTAACTACACTTTACTCCAGAACTCTCGTGCAGAATCGAGAGCATCGTCTTTTTGGAGAGGTCGTAGGAAAAACTTTAAAGCCTGATCTGAGATTAATGTGGAGCTGAATCTGGATGTTTCTACATCCGCCTACAAGCTTGAGATGACCAAAGTCATATCTTCCCgtagaaaaaattcatttttgttcgtattattattgtcaCCTGCTTACCTGGAATTGGTGTAGGTTGTCACCAATAGCAGATGTCTACGTTCTACAAGTATAGAGATATGTCCTACAATAAATCCGATTACTGCTTAACAATGCACAACAGCtaaaaatagttaaaaatagttattttctgaagtttttcggAGGTAAACGAATACAAACTTAATAGCCTGCCCCCCATCCCTGTGGAAGTTCACgtgtatcacctgtgctcccaTTGTTCATCGATATGCTtgagcgggcaccagtaatacttccatttgttccgatcGCGCGCAAGTGTTGCCCAGTGGCATCTCTTCCCGCGAACGACTCGAACTTACCCGAAAGTGCGGCGAAAGacgtcgtatttttctttgaaggacttcgtaaagaggtctgaccatcgggtcggcggtcttcccggcacacctaattttactttccttggcatatccggcagcgtctctgattTTCAATCGGTGACGcaggagtgaacttcgaatcccttctttcacATGCGTAAAGCGGGCTAATCCTAGAACCACACTTTCAATTCGGCGTTTTTTGAAGccgatcgcattttcctcatGCTTGCCCaagtttccgaagcataggtcgaagcaggaagaacggtggtgttgaataggtgaacacggagccggatgttcttgaTCCTCTTCACCACAgcctcgatgctcttgaatgcACCCCAAcccgctcgtttccttctgcccagctcggaggtcaggtcgttcatcatctTGATTTCCCGAactagatatacatagctggagcattcgaatatgttcgttccgttgagcgtgaatgggacATCAGAGACCCATTCGTTCCTCATAAAAATCGCCTTGTCCAGATTCAGTtgaagaccgatctttttacacgttttaTCGAATTTGCCCAGCATGTGTTCCGCCTGATCgatgcttgatgttataagaacgatgtcatcagcgaaatgaagatggtgtaaatgatagccgtcaactttcactcccatgttatgccattccaatcctcgcaccgcgttctcgagagtggaagtgaatattttgggtggaaTTGTGTCGTACCCTGACGAACCCCTCTGTTTACGCcgattatgacatcattgtagaatggggaaattttggtggtgaagttgctatacaactcacgaagtatctttatgtatggAGTAGGGACGCTTTGGTTGTCTAAGTCCTCCATGACCGCTCCGGCCCCAACTCTATCaaacgctttcttcaaatatcaaggaaagtgagacacagcggcatcttgtactctcgcaatagttctatgagttttgaaacagtgtgtatgtggtcaatcgtactgaatccttttcgaaaccctgcttgctcgcatggctttCCTTCATCGaatactttttcaatcctaatAAGGATCACGCTTGTAAAGagtttgtagatgacggatagtaagcagattggacgatagttgccgatgtttTGTGGGTTTCCtttcttatacaacagcacagtcttgctggttttccgtTGCTTAgtaaccttgcattccgacagatagcGAGTGAAGAGCCctgtgttgatgaggactggcgGTAGGTACTTCTGATGTTCAGGCTTGATTCTGTCAAGACCGGGTGAAGTACAATTCTTCACCGACATAATTGCACGTCGGACTTCGGAGTGTACGacctttggaatgacatgtccatcttccctcagatggtgagaaggcaagtggacgtggttgtcgaagagatctgagtagaagtgACCGCGAATGACCTTTTTCAACCCACTTCTTGATCctgtagttgttccatctgggattcggagagcagtcattgtACTTTTATGATTGGCGAATTTCCGACGGGCGTAGCGAATGCTCTATCCCGTCTCtacagcttcagccagcacttttgctcttctctctttgaggtcttcttttatcgcctctctgcaaagccttgcgagctcgggcgtgagttcttggttgccttcagctcgtgcagctccacgctgacgtatcagctctagagtttttggagacaggcgtctctttgTGGTTTTGCAACTCTTCGCTTTcttcgtgaagatgttctacaagccgttcatattcggcggctttctctgctctccttgtgaaggaaaatcttcctcggaggaggcgatgatCCGATCCCATATAGAACtctggtacaacagcgacgtccgtcaggcagaaccttttattgacgatgatgtggtctgtttcattacggtaccctccaccgggtgactcccacgtccagcgtagagagaaGGGCTTCTCGAATTGCGAgatcccatggatggtcttagacGTCATGATGatctcggagagcctctccgtTTTCTCACCAATTTCTTGTCTCTCTCACCAATTATTACCCGCAGAAAGTATGATCTCCTCtgcagaacttctccaggtcctcATGGAAATCTCGTcatcttcttcgtagcttgatgttggagcgtaagcgacgaagattgtcaaagctaaagttgaaccacatcttctcatccgtaaacGTTCGATTCGGGTTGTAAGCTGTTCGAAAGACACGATGCTCActgccatattcgtgttgacgagaacaccaactcctctactttTGCATGTTCTTAAGAACTCTAGTGTGCagttcttctctcttcttctccagtgtcaCACACGGGGTTCAGTGGGTGGCGTcgcctcgtctcggtcagtccgatgacgtcgtattTGAACTTTtgcacaaaaatttaaaacccatgcgCAGGTTGCGATCCTCTAGTCTTAtgagttttgggagaacgttgcgcTCTCCTGGAGTGGACagatggagcttatttgttaaAAGCAACTCCAAACCTCCCCTGCACCTTatagtcacttgattgcaggctttagGCTGGACCGACGTGAGGGATACGATAGTATTATGAGCcgatcctggcacagcagaaataGGAAGTTCATCTCTTGAAACCACCTGCTTCTCATGACAGGTACAAGGTCGCTTCTGGCCCGCGAtgagccccctatccgccacctggggacgcgccacgtagtcTCGCGACCAACCGGCTGTGTCCCGtctaatgagggagatccATAGCCTGTGAAAGTTATGCTAAAAGAAATACCGTGGAGAGTACTAGCGAAAAATCCTTGTATATTTACACTTCCATTCTCTGAGGAAAAACTTCGCAAACAACTAGACAGTAATGTGAAATTCGTTGACAATTCTTCGCAGCCATTCCCTTCTTCTACATCATAGCCGGATTGAGAAGGCCTGCATTGTTGTCATACCACCACGCATTGCATTCTCGAGACTGATACAGAATATTTTGAGGGGGATTGTTTCACCCTTACTGACCACTCTAGCAATTCCCTCTACTTTGTGAGTTACATACTAACTTTAAAACCAAATTTTCCTCGTTCTATTGGTACACATTTCACCACAACTGAAACACATGCATATGCTGAAACACCCTTGCACATTCTGCAGCATATGCCAAGGGAGGTAAAATTAGGTGGGTCGGATGCATATTCAAAGATAAGAAgagtgaggaaaaaagtgaagagaaagGTTCGATAAGGTAGAGTGTGACAATgtctcacctaaaatattcagtgcaCTTTCGAAAGTGCAGTGCGAGGACTAGAGTAGGATTACATGGGAAGAAAGATGATGGCCGGCAGTTACCCATCTTCGTTCTGctgatttttggaaaaaaaggtgtCGTTTTGGAAACATCGAGCATCAGTCAGGCGAAACGAATGCTCTGGTtggatttgatgaaacgtCAAAGAAGTTCTACCTTCAGCTGAACCTCTGAGGGCATATAGCAATATTGTGAAGAAGAGCAGGAACTTCCGGTTCCGTATGCTTCAGGAACTTCCGGTTCCGTATGCTTCAGGAACTTGGGCATTTTGCAAACAGGAGTTGAATGCGACCAGCGTCATAAACGCTCAACAGTAATGCTAGGAGTATTCCGCTTTATACAGGTGAAAGAGGAAATTCGAAATTCAGTCCTACGTCATCGACCGTAGATCAGACATGCTGCAGCATATGCCAAGGGAGATAAAATTAGGTGGGTCGGATACGTATACAAAGATAATCGTTAAGCAAGAGCTGTGAACAACTGAATTACACGCGTTTTCAAACCCATCACAGAAATACCCTATGGTCAAACTTCCTCACAAAGTCcctttggaagaaaaatacaatgcTCTTGGAgtgttcgaagaaaaaaggggAGAGAGGAGAAGCTAATCGGAATAGTGCGCAATGATCGGGACAAGTCGAAGTGTTATTTGGGCTTGCTGgagcaaatcgacgaacaacaGAGGCGCAGGTGATGCAGATGATACGGTTCTGAAACCTCTCCTCACATGTTGCAGATTGAATCGAAGAATTTCGATGGTGAAGCTAGAGAAGGTAGGTGGAAGTACAACTCTCAAAGCCCCTTTGTGTACTGAACAGATGCTTTGGTTGCCCATGGTTCATATGACCGCTTATGTCTGAGTCGAAGTTCAACTTTGAGTCGGTAAAAGTGGGGAATCGTGTACTACCGCGATACCTCTATGAGTTTCAAAACGAAAAGTAGAAGGGTTCGCCAACTTTGaaacttaacaaaaaaaaaatttggccCCGTTATTGCTCGGAAAGTCAACTTGGAGTATTTTGTCTACTGTTCGGACTACTTCTACTACAGCTTTCTGTGACAAAATGGAGACGTACTCAAAAACGTTTCTCTTACTAAGCATAATCCAAATGTGCTCATGAGTTGATAGAAATTTACCTTTCAGATGCTGGAAAGTGAGACTGAATCTAGATgtgataaaattttgaaaatttgatccATAATCTGCACTTCTGGAGTGATAATGCATTCATTGGGGACTGCccacttttccttttcagacACTGATTCTTAGATTCCTATCAACTCTCAGATGATACTTTCCCGTAGAGGACTTCGTCCTACAAACGAGTGTTGTGCATTCATGTGATGCACACCTTCGTTCTTCGTCTCTGAATCAACTCTGCTGCTATTTGAAGATGATAACATGAATACACTTTACTTTGTCCATCTCTTTTCGAGGATATACTTCTCCGTTATAAGAGCTTTGGCAGATTTCGTCACTCACTTGTCAATGCAGCAGACATCTTTATTTTTGGGTTTCTTATTTCAACGAGTAAAAAGAAGTTATTTAATAAATGTTTAACAAGTATATAAATGATAGgatgaataaaggataaaggacaaagtgtctggcgctaatcaatccacGGCATTTTCTCTGTGACCAAGTGAAACCACAATTATTATAAGTCTTAAAAAATTCCCAACGTTGTTAGAAAGAAGTGTCTCTGTTTCCCACCAAAACTTCTTAGGGAAATGTTTCAATGCGTAAAATAGTGCAAAAagcgaaataataaaataataaaggataaaaaggataaagtttctagcgttaatcgatccgcttgggatgcgccaccgcgttcacttcgtttcagaatcgtttaaggttcacgaacgtgtaactggactatacaatgacttgcgggggctagccgatgtgtcaagtcgtgTTCTAATCCTTCCAGGCAAGTcggataccaatttatcgacaccggagggattaaacgcttggtgagcactagggcggattcgaatctccgatcgatcgtgcagacagcggaatcTCTGCTGAGTGCACTACACTCACCTCACGATAAAATGATACAGagatataatgtaatataagaGATATATATAGAGATAATGATAAAGTCACACGATAAAATGAATAagtagataataaataaacgttATTTAATAAATGTGGCACCAGCTGgcatgggcgggtgtagtgtagcggttagaggttccgcttcttgcacggtcggaggttcgagtccgccctagtgctcaccaagcctttcatccctccggggtcgataagttggttcTAGACTTATGtgagaggatgaaaacactgatttgacaaaTCGGCTACCCACCGCAAgtaagccagttacacgttcgtagacctcagacgcttctgaattgaagtgcacgtggagcgcatcccaagcggattgattaactccagacactttgtcctttgtCCTTTGAGTCGCCAATTAATAAAGGGATGACTTGGGCTCAGGAGCTAGGAGAAGTACGCTGTAAAAAgggaaactacaaaaaaaggaaccggAGCTCCAACAATTTTTAGGTCTGTGCCCCTTTCGATTATAGTGCCATCCATTGGCGGGTGCACAGAGGTGGCTTATCAACGCCAGTTTCGGACGTGGATGTGACGAGTCTGGCCGATACGACACGTTTGTTGAGAATCTGGTTCGATTGTAAACTCAGAATGGAACTCCATgggctaaacccccttcacctgaggagggtccagCTTCGCATGTCCATCTGTGGTTGGCATTCTCTGTGAGTGGAATGCTTCCTTCTATCCAAAAATCTGagatcagattcgtggggtgatgccttcaaagaaCAAGATGTGATTGTTTGTTTCgaacgtaaaaaaaagcagatagaagtaaaaaatacttcaaaactCTTCTATTTAATGTTGGATTAATTTACTTGCTTATGTTATGTCTAGTCCAAACTTGAAGCTATTCGAAAAACAGACTATCCAAATTGGATGTGTTTATTACTCTAGGAATGAGCGATTTCTAGATTTCCACTCTTTCAGAGAGTACGAGCAAGTTCCTTCTCTAGCAATGATTAGTACAAGTGTTAGGCTAATCCCTCCTAGTGGTGGTTAGCTGTTAAATTATAACGAGGTTAGTGTCCTTTTCCGTTTGAAGTCTCCCACCAGTTCGACCAGCACCCCTAACAGACCCATTCTTTCTAGGTTTAGTTGGTCACCTGGTAACCGTTAATCTGCTATCCAAATTGGATGTCCTTATTACTCTAGGCATGAGCGCTGTAGTTTTCGGGGTTTGCGAAAAGGATTTTGCGTGAGAATCTCTCACCTTTTGTAGCAGGAGTATGAGCTGTCAGTCCACGCAATGTGCATAAAAAGGCCAACTTTGCTGCACAAAACGTAGACGAACTTCCAGTGGGCTCTGCTCTCCTTTGTTTCTGTCTTACGGGACatctttttgtgttttcaaatagataaatagataagTAGAATTTCCAAAGGACAAGTTTTCCTCCTGTAGGAACGTATAATACCAATacaatatatgtatattatttaatatattatttaatatttaatacaatatatattatttatttatattgattattatattcattatatacaatataaataatatatattttaattCCCCCGCTTTGGCCGCTGGAGCTGACATTGCTAATGGGTGTGGTGAGGGAAAATTGCTTGAAAATAGCATTTATAGCGCTTGAAAATAGCGGGATCTGACGTCGAAAATGGATCACACATAGGCCGACCTGACTGTCGTGGGTTGAACGAAGATTACCTTTTTTAAGAGGAATACCCACTgcaaattattatatttaaaagtatattttccACTGGTTTCCTTCCCATCGCTTCCAAAAACGCCTTCAATAATTCgataatttttccattccGTTTATTGATTTCCCTAGATCTCTTCTGTGTTTTTAACACGTTTTTCCAGGGCGTCTTCTTCTACAAATTTTCGTGTCTAATTCGATGTACTCACAAATCTCACAAGCACCTTCAGCGGATTTATGTCCTCGATTGACTGCAAAAGTGGaaggtgtcgaaaatgttcAATTTTGACAGCATAACGCCCCATTTTAGAGATCCAAACGAGGGAGGATCAATAAAagttagaatagaatagaatagaagttagaaaaaaagttagagtGCGCTCATATCGCAGATCGAGGAATTTTCTATCAAATGATATTATagcattttaaaaacaatttctgtgcatttttcactttgaaaaataccAGAGACTTATTTCTTAACCCAATAgatggaatgaatgaaatgagaagTTACTCCCCGGAAAACTCACAGTAATACGAGAACAGGAAGCTCTTGAATATCAAGAAGTAAGAAACGAGAAGCACAACCACTCCCAGGCAAGCGGAAGGCGCAGAGGGGGAGAATTGGCGTGAGGGCTCCTGGTGCTGGCTACACATTATCACTAAAGCAGCCCGACCTTGTCTGACAAGCATAGAGCGGCAGGTATTTGCCGAAGTCTGTTGCCCTTTATACTCTAGTGCACTCTTATCGAAAAATCATTCATATCAAAGTAACCGTGATAAGCGTTCTTACTTACACAGTCCAGTGTGTCTAAAGTTTCTGGATAAACAGCACACTTCGGTGGACTAAAATGTCCCTTTTTATTGAAATATAACGTTGGATCACATATTTGATCGGGAAAAACAACTTTATCAATTTTCTAGCCGTGTACAGTGCCTAAACTTATCTGATGCTGGGCGTATTTCACTATCCCACTCAGATAtgtacatttttatttattcttatatgTTCAAATATGGGACATGGATACGGAAGGGAAGAAAATGCAGAATTGACTGCTTTTCTGCTTGTGAATTCTAGAACAAGGATGATGCATTATATTATTGCATATTATTGTGACATATTGTCAGATTATTCTCATATAAGCGAGAAATTCCCTCACGAGATCACTCTTCCATTTTCGAGGTTATGATAGGGCAATTTCTACTTCTACCAGTACTTATATGTCCACGACAGAGTAGTTGCCGTTGACAACAACGTGGAGTAGTGGTTGACGTCAACCGAGAGCATTGACCAACATGAACGACTACCGCGAATAGAAAGCAAAAACCTTGGGATCAAGGAAGTTTAAAAACAACTTAATGGTGCGTTGATGTGGTACAAGGGACGACAACCAGCCAGTGCTACTTGCAAAAAGGAACGTGGACTAGAATAGCTAGAACAAAAgaattaacaaaataaatttgcaTGGCGTAAATTAAAATaccaaaaattaaagaaaagtagaaggTTACATCAGAAAACAAATTAACTGTTTAAATTAACTGTTTAAATCCGTAGAGGTAATGAAATATGCTGTACCATTCTACTTCTTTAATTCTATGGGCGTAAAGAGTTACCTCGTTGAAGAGCCGGTGCACCTGTTTTATCTGACTTGTAGGGTTTATAGGTGTGTCACGTTCTTCCTGTGATGTCAACAAACTTCCTCCCAAATCCTAACTGGGAGTGGACACCCATTAATATTGATAATCGCATTCTgatcaaaggataaagtggctggcgttaatcaatccgcttgggatgcgccaccacaaATATGTTATGTcagttttatcctcccagacaagtctgctaccaatttatccaccccagagggatcaaaggcttggtgag
This is a stretch of genomic DNA from Necator americanus strain Aroian chromosome II, whole genome shotgun sequence. It encodes these proteins:
- a CDS encoding hypothetical protein (NECATOR_CHRII.G7248.T1) yields the protein MTALRIPDGTTTGSRSGLKKVIRGHFYSDLFDNHVHLPSHHLREDGHVIPKVVHSEVRRAIMSVKNCTSPGLDRIKPEHQKYLPPVLINTGLFTRYLSECKVTKQRKTSKTVLLYKKGNPQNIGNYRPICLLSVIYKLFTSVILIRIEKVFDEGKPCEQAGFRKGFSTIDHIHTVSKLIELLREYKMPLCLTFLDI
- a CDS encoding hypothetical protein (NECATOR_CHRII.G7247.T1), which gives rise to MGVKVDGYHLHHLHFADDIVLITSSIDQAEHMLGKFDKTCKKIGLQLNLDKAIFMRNEWVSDVPFTLNGTNIFECSSYVYLVREIKMMNDLTSELGRRKRAGWGAFKSIEAVVKRIKNIRLRVHLFNTTVLPASTYASETWASMRKMRSASKNAELKVWF
- a CDS encoding hypothetical protein (NECATOR_CHRII.G7249.T1), encoding MTSKTIHGISQFEKPFSLRWTWESPGGGYRNETDHIIVNKRFCLTDVAVVPEFYMGSDHRLLRGRFSFTRRAEKAAEYERLVEHLHEESEELQNHKETPVSKNSRADTEAIKEDLKERRAKVLAEAVETG